A stretch of the Butyricicoccus intestinisimiae genome encodes the following:
- a CDS encoding 1-phosphofructokinase family hexose kinase, which translates to MIITITLNPAIDRTLVLEAPVELSAVNSVVKSYVEVGGRGINVSRAIRAIGGECVALGFTAGNNGRSLKNALTALGITHDFTDVTGETRTNTQIVHPGGEHTDFNEPGTAVEEEDYLRFIEKLKTYLDPNNLFVLCGRIPPGMKEKQYLKIIRIIKKAGCSLLIDSDGDTMRSTLPFKPDFIKPNSTELAKLTGKPRTHDPEEAYEYVKPLLAEGAQTICASLGHNGAIFVNHTDKPLYIIANAGAAAQSAVGSGDAMVGAIAHAYSQGMSYEETAKFAVAMGTASAKLPGTQMATMKEAYEVYETLKVYTL; encoded by the coding sequence ATGATTATTACCATAACGCTGAATCCGGCGATTGACCGCACCCTGGTGCTGGAAGCACCGGTGGAGCTGAGCGCGGTGAACAGCGTTGTCAAGAGCTATGTAGAAGTTGGCGGCCGCGGCATCAACGTTTCCAGAGCGATCCGCGCCATCGGCGGCGAATGCGTAGCGCTTGGCTTTACGGCGGGAAATAACGGCAGATCTCTGAAAAACGCATTGACTGCGCTCGGAATCACGCACGATTTCACCGACGTGACGGGCGAGACCCGTACCAATACACAGATTGTCCATCCGGGCGGTGAGCACACCGACTTCAACGAACCGGGCACTGCAGTAGAGGAAGAAGATTATCTGCGCTTTATCGAAAAGCTCAAGACCTATCTCGATCCGAATAATCTGTTCGTTCTGTGCGGCCGTATCCCGCCAGGAATGAAGGAAAAGCAGTACCTGAAAATCATCCGCATCATCAAAAAGGCCGGCTGTTCGCTGCTCATCGACAGTGACGGCGATACCATGCGCAGCACGCTGCCATTCAAACCGGACTTCATCAAGCCGAACTCCACCGAGTTGGCAAAGCTGACCGGCAAGCCGCGCACGCATGATCCGGAGGAGGCGTATGAGTACGTCAAGCCGCTGCTGGCAGAGGGAGCGCAGACGATTTGCGCATCGCTGGGACACAACGGCGCGATTTTCGTCAACCACACGGACAAGCCGCTGTACATCATCGCCAATGCAGGCGCGGCGGCACAGAGTGCGGTCGGCTCGGGCGACGCGATGGTGGGCGCTATCGCACACGCGTACAGTCAGGGCATGTCGTATGAGGAGACGGCAAAGTTTGCTGTGGCAATGGGCACGGCGAGTGCAAAGCTTCCGGGCACGCAGATGGCGACCATGAAGGAAGCATATGAGGTATACGAAACACTGAAGGTCTATACCCTGTAA
- a CDS encoding HEPN domain-containing protein, producing the protein MARRRKGNTDSQYYYKWLEKALSDLQSARILLTWGGDEMAVAFHCQQAIEKALKGYLLFKLGRHFDGHNLTFLCRQAAMVDDRFVRYLGESAALNNYYIETRYPTDLPFEITEAQIHNIIIMAEDLFGVIRQELYASEEEPHAIQPRTETEESQIQQKEHRILC; encoded by the coding sequence ATGGCGAGACGTCGGAAGGGTAACACAGACAGCCAGTATTATTACAAGTGGCTGGAAAAAGCGCTCAGCGACCTGCAAAGTGCCCGCATCCTGCTGACCTGGGGCGGAGATGAAATGGCAGTGGCGTTTCACTGTCAGCAGGCGATTGAAAAGGCACTCAAGGGATACCTGCTGTTCAAGCTGGGCAGACATTTTGACGGGCACAACCTCACCTTCCTCTGCCGGCAGGCGGCGATGGTGGACGACCGGTTTGTCCGCTATCTCGGCGAGAGCGCCGCACTCAACAACTATTACATTGAAACGCGCTATCCGACCGACCTGCCGTTTGAAATCACGGAAGCACAGATTCACAATATTATCATTATGGCAGAAGACCTGTTCGGCGTAATTCGGCAGGAACTGTATGCGTCAGAGGAAGAACCTCACGCCATTCAGCCCCGAACGGAAACAGAGGAAAGTCAAATACAACAAAAAGAACATCGAATTTTGTGCTAA
- a CDS encoding acyl-[acyl-carrier-protein] thioesterase, whose product MPECQLSREYVVDIGQTDCRGLARPSAIVDFMQDIATRHAEIMGIGGEALKRHHGFWVLSRLKYQLERPLQPYETVRLTTLPRKLRGASWYRDFVFEDAGGVIGHAVTVWAIVDLESRHLLLPKKVGISFPSQDTGFTEQLRAIVPEDMQPCFARTVRYSDTDVNRHLNNVKAVDILSDAFGLEPDENRWVSGLQVNYLAENRCGTELTISQGHTKNGTFCVCACEGEQEKVQAEVTFSER is encoded by the coding sequence ATGCCGGAGTGTCAGCTATCCAGAGAATATGTCGTTGATATTGGACAGACCGATTGCCGCGGACTGGCGCGACCGTCCGCCATCGTTGATTTTATGCAGGATATCGCCACACGTCACGCGGAAATCATGGGAATCGGCGGCGAGGCGCTCAAGCGGCACCACGGATTTTGGGTGCTGTCACGGCTAAAATATCAGCTGGAGCGGCCGCTGCAGCCGTATGAGACCGTTCGGCTGACAACGCTGCCGCGCAAGCTGCGCGGTGCATCGTGGTATCGCGATTTTGTATTTGAGGATGCGGGCGGCGTGATTGGTCATGCCGTCACGGTTTGGGCGATTGTCGATTTGGAATCGCGGCATCTGCTGCTGCCAAAGAAAGTCGGCATCAGCTTTCCGTCACAGGACACCGGCTTTACGGAACAGCTGCGCGCGATTGTGCCGGAGGATATGCAGCCGTGCTTTGCGCGCACGGTGCGCTATAGTGATACCGATGTCAATCGGCATCTCAACAATGTCAAGGCAGTGGATATTCTGTCGGATGCGTTCGGCTTGGAGCCGGACGAAAACCGCTGGGTATCCGGACTGCAGGTCAATTATCTGGCGGAAAACCGCTGCGGAACCGAGTTGACCATTTCACAGGGACATACCAAAAACGGAACGTTTTGCGTGTGCGCCTGCGAGGGAGAGCAGGAGAAAGTGCAGGCTGAGGTGACGTTCTCCGAACGGTAA
- a CDS encoding glycoside hydrolase family 10 protein, which produces MKKLCMLTVLFLALTCAIVCCSAGVTPLTFFSALRSSALAATAPQDAARASDSPSSAAPSMQTQTRGVWVATAYSIDYPAQPTTDADTLRAECRTALDRIAASGANTVYFQVRPSCDALYRSQLFPWSRYLTGTCGTAPSDSFDPLAYWVEQAHARNLRLEAWVNPYRICAGANAQSDFDALPDSSPAKQHPDWVVSCDGGYYFNPGIAEVRQLICNGVSEIVSKYAVDGIQFDDYFYPSTQFDDAATYQASGSSLPLADWRRDNVNQLVQAVNTAVHQNAMQAGCRFGISPSGIWRNRGANAFTGSATHGFEHYSSSYADSVTWIKNGWIDYICPQIYWQIGDTAADFQTLANWWSHQVRGTDVQLVLGLAAYKIGDSQYGDVWANDGCGEIGRQLDLAAGIQDIDGCALFSYQNLRGNDTLFQTVQERWK; this is translated from the coding sequence ATGAAAAAGCTGTGTATGCTGACCGTGCTCTTTCTCGCGCTCACCTGCGCGATTGTGTGCTGCTCCGCAGGCGTCACCCCGCTGACCTTTTTCTCTGCCCTGCGCAGCTCTGCGCTCGCCGCTACGGCGCCGCAGGATGCCGCACGCGCTTCGGATTCCCCGTCATCTGCCGCCCCGTCCATGCAGACGCAGACACGCGGCGTCTGGGTGGCAACGGCATATTCCATTGATTATCCCGCGCAGCCGACCACTGATGCAGACACGCTGCGCGCCGAATGCCGCACCGCACTCGACCGCATCGCGGCGAGCGGCGCCAACACCGTGTATTTTCAGGTGCGCCCGTCCTGCGATGCGCTGTACCGCTCCCAGCTTTTTCCGTGGAGCCGGTATTTGACCGGCACGTGCGGCACGGCGCCGTCCGATTCGTTCGACCCGCTCGCGTATTGGGTAGAACAGGCACATGCCCGCAATCTGCGGCTGGAGGCGTGGGTCAATCCGTACCGCATCTGTGCCGGTGCCAACGCGCAGAGCGATTTTGATGCCCTGCCGGATTCCTCTCCCGCCAAGCAGCATCCGGACTGGGTGGTCTCATGTGACGGCGGCTATTATTTCAACCCCGGCATCGCAGAGGTTCGCCAACTCATCTGTAACGGCGTGTCGGAAATTGTCAGCAAATACGCCGTGGACGGCATCCAATTCGATGATTATTTTTATCCGTCCACACAGTTTGACGATGCCGCGACCTATCAGGCGTCCGGCAGCAGTTTGCCGCTCGCGGACTGGCGGCGCGACAATGTCAATCAGCTTGTGCAGGCGGTAAACACCGCGGTGCACCAAAACGCCATGCAGGCGGGCTGCCGCTTTGGCATCAGCCCGTCGGGCATTTGGCGCAATCGGGGCGCCAATGCGTTCACCGGCAGTGCCACACACGGCTTTGAGCACTATTCCTCGTCGTATGCGGATTCTGTGACGTGGATTAAAAACGGCTGGATTGATTACATCTGCCCGCAAATTTACTGGCAGATCGGCGATACGGCGGCGGATTTCCAGACGCTCGCCAACTGGTGGAGCCATCAGGTCCGCGGCACGGATGTCCAACTGGTGCTCGGTCTCGCCGCCTATAAAATCGGCGACAGCCAGTACGGTGACGTCTGGGCAAATGACGGCTGCGGCGAAATCGGCCGCCAGCTGGATCTCGCCGCCGGTATCCAAGACATCGACGGCTGCGCCCTGTTCAGCTATCAAAATCTGCGCGGCAATGACACGCTGTTCCAAACGGTACAGGAGCGATGGAAATAA
- a CDS encoding NifB/NifX family molybdenum-iron cluster-binding protein: protein MKIAAAYDNGTVCQDFAQTKQFKLYTIEDDHISQMEIVDVAGDPAQCLKQHGAGLLVCGKLDMMQQMALIQAGIAPFPGAYGEADMQVGALFVRMLESEKQEKQQQDACPTPEEGGCASCAHRDACQEYGK, encoded by the coding sequence ATGAAGATTGCGGCGGCATATGACAACGGCACGGTCTGTCAGGATTTTGCACAGACCAAGCAGTTTAAGCTGTATACGATAGAGGATGACCACATCAGCCAGATGGAAATCGTGGATGTGGCGGGAGATCCTGCGCAGTGTCTCAAGCAGCACGGCGCGGGGCTGCTCGTGTGCGGCAAGCTGGACATGATGCAGCAGATGGCACTGATACAGGCGGGCATTGCGCCGTTTCCGGGCGCATACGGCGAGGCGGATATGCAGGTCGGTGCGCTGTTCGTGCGCATGCTGGAAAGCGAAAAGCAGGAAAAACAACAGCAGGATGCCTGTCCGACACCGGAGGAAGGCGGCTGCGCCTCATGCGCGCATCGGGATGCGTGCCAAGAATACGGCAAGTAA
- a CDS encoding zinc dependent phospholipase C family protein, protein MDSVSHTTVAHYLLDYVETTNGVSFNRKAFMFGNLKPDLKGEYLTKRHYPSLMFEEVMQRIRDFIAHVRLNASNGPKISEDLGVICHYITDFFSFPHNDDIYGHCLLVHYIYEKQTSLTIRRRINEAKFNGWAHNAPAKLPATPDALIAYISEQHRSYVAQETHTINDDISHICCVLTAVVLSIIGMTCTAIERLPHIGEQEMVQTA, encoded by the coding sequence ATGGATTCTGTGTCCCATACCACGGTCGCACATTACCTGCTGGACTATGTGGAAACTACAAATGGTGTTTCGTTTAACCGCAAGGCGTTTATGTTCGGAAATCTGAAGCCGGATCTCAAGGGCGAATACTTGACCAAGCGGCATTATCCGTCGCTGATGTTTGAAGAAGTGATGCAGCGCATCCGCGATTTTATCGCGCACGTGCGACTGAACGCAAGCAACGGCCCGAAGATCAGCGAGGATCTGGGCGTTATCTGTCATTATATTACGGATTTCTTCAGCTTCCCGCACAATGATGATATTTATGGGCATTGCCTGCTCGTGCATTATATCTATGAAAAACAGACCAGCTTGACCATCCGCCGCCGAATCAATGAAGCAAAGTTCAATGGCTGGGCACATAACGCACCGGCGAAGCTTCCGGCAACACCGGATGCCCTGATTGCGTACATTTCCGAGCAGCATCGGAGCTATGTCGCACAGGAAACGCATACCATCAATGATGATATTTCCCATATCTGCTGTGTTTTGACGGCTGTTGTGCTTTCCATCATCGGAATGACCTGCACAGCTATCGAGAGACTGCCGCATATCGGCGAGCAGGAAATGGTGCAGACCGCGTAA
- a CDS encoding radical SAM protein, which produces MRYEGRVFRPPSEAYSLIVQVTVGCSHNKCTFCDMYKEKRFHLRKLEDVLEDFNIARRQYRYIERVFLADGDALIRKTEDLAVILKHIRKIIPECRRVTSYGSPKSILTKSPEDLALLHSLGLEMIYLGLESGNEQVLKHINKGVTVEDIVRAGQMVKDAGMKLSVTAISGLGGTEMWKEHAIDTAKAFSRMKPDYIGLLTLMFEGDVPLRRECEEGKFHLLTAPQVAKETLLLLEHIDSEGSVFRSNHASNYLTLKGTLNRDREAMCEQIRTALERGGYKKEYFRAL; this is translated from the coding sequence ATGAGATATGAAGGCAGAGTTTTTCGTCCGCCGTCTGAGGCCTACAGCCTGATCGTACAGGTTACGGTGGGCTGCAGCCATAATAAATGCACGTTCTGTGATATGTACAAGGAAAAGCGCTTCCATCTGCGCAAGCTGGAGGATGTTTTGGAGGATTTCAACATCGCCCGCAGACAGTACCGCTATATTGAGCGCGTCTTTCTCGCAGACGGCGATGCGCTGATTCGCAAAACGGAGGATCTCGCTGTGATTCTCAAGCACATTCGGAAAATCATTCCGGAGTGCCGGCGCGTGACCAGCTACGGCTCTCCAAAGAGCATTTTGACCAAGTCGCCGGAGGACTTGGCGCTGCTGCATTCGCTGGGTCTGGAAATGATTTATCTGGGTCTGGAATCCGGCAACGAACAGGTGCTCAAGCACATCAATAAGGGCGTGACGGTGGAGGACATTGTCCGCGCCGGTCAAATGGTCAAGGACGCCGGTATGAAGCTGTCTGTGACGGCAATCAGCGGCTTGGGCGGCACAGAGATGTGGAAAGAGCATGCGATTGACACGGCAAAGGCGTTTTCTCGCATGAAGCCGGACTATATCGGTCTGCTCACGCTGATGTTTGAGGGCGATGTTCCGCTGCGCCGCGAGTGCGAGGAGGGCAAATTCCATCTGCTCACTGCGCCGCAGGTGGCCAAGGAAACGCTGCTGCTGCTGGAGCACATAGACAGTGAGGGCAGCGTGTTCCGCTCCAATCACGCGTCCAATTACCTGACGCTCAAGGGCACGCTCAACCGAGACCGCGAGGCCATGTGCGAGCAGATTCGCACAGCGCTGGAGCGCGGCGGCTACAAAAAAGAATATTTCCGCGCCCTGTGA
- a CDS encoding FUSC family protein, giving the protein MKHMQKHMPFLIGMRTFKTALACALAVSIGYVINSPYPPFLAIGALGCMESSITTSLRSARDMIIGNLVGALLAMIFVMNFTGYFEITCFIGVIIMISVCNFLHMKPTITNLACVVFCCCLKDIPASGTIIYGLLRFRETVIGTVIALAVNMLIRPYNGAERTRKGILSAQQAMLPLLKERVLLGRIPDLRDLRKHINQLDSSINILLDERMNISLKKSQVAYLRGCQQLLWKMRDALISICSIDTTPSPSQENLARMKQIGLTSDPEEQTENILTGICRAEDTTVFNYYLDIFLDSNEYLNELIHM; this is encoded by the coding sequence ATGAAGCACATGCAAAAGCACATGCCGTTTCTCATCGGCATGCGTACATTCAAAACGGCTTTGGCCTGCGCCCTCGCCGTCTCGATAGGCTACGTCATCAACAGCCCGTATCCCCCGTTTCTTGCCATCGGCGCGCTGGGCTGTATGGAGTCCTCCATCACGACATCTCTGCGCTCCGCCCGCGATATGATTATCGGCAATCTGGTCGGTGCGCTGCTCGCGATGATTTTCGTCATGAATTTTACCGGCTATTTTGAAATCACCTGCTTCATCGGCGTCATCATTATGATTTCCGTGTGCAATTTTCTGCACATGAAGCCGACCATCACCAATTTGGCGTGCGTCGTGTTCTGCTGCTGTCTCAAAGACATTCCCGCATCCGGCACCATCATTTACGGCCTTCTGCGCTTCCGTGAAACGGTTATCGGCACAGTCATTGCTCTTGCCGTCAACATGCTCATTCGCCCGTACAACGGCGCTGAACGCACGAGAAAAGGCATTCTCAGTGCCCAGCAAGCCATGCTGCCGCTGCTCAAGGAGCGCGTGCTGCTCGGCAGAATCCCCGACCTGCGCGATTTGCGCAAGCACATCAACCAGCTGGACAGCTCCATCAACATTCTGCTCGATGAGCGCATGAATATTTCGCTCAAGAAGTCGCAGGTTGCCTATCTGCGCGGCTGCCAGCAGCTGCTGTGGAAAATGCGCGATGCCCTCATCAGTATTTGCAGCATTGATACCACGCCAAGCCCGTCTCAGGAAAATCTCGCCCGCATGAAGCAAATCGGGCTGACATCTGACCCCGAGGAGCAGACGGAAAACATCCTCACCGGCATCTGCCGCGCGGAGGATACCACGGTATTCAACTATTATCTGGACATTTTTCTCGACTCCAACGAGTATCTCAACGAACTCATTCACATGTAA